AATATCGAACCTATTTTCATATTTCTACCAATTATGGCGTAAGTGAAAGTAATTGTTATTATAACATTCGTTTTGTTAAAAAACACAGTTTACGCAGTCGCGATGGGAGACCTGTTCGAACGATTGAATTAAAAATCAGTTGGGGAGAAATCGAAATTCAACCACCCCAGATAGATAAAAAAGTTAAAAGTCCGATTACAGCATGGTGTGTAAGATGTTGGAATGAGGAGGAAATTTTAGAGTGGATTTTAATCAGCACATTACCGGTTTTAGATATTCAGTCAGCAGTTGAAAAAGCCCAATGGTATTCATACCGATGGATTATTGAGGAATATCATAAATGCCTTAAGACCGGATGTTCAATTGAAAAGCGGTATTTGCAATCTGCAGAGGGATTGATGGCCTTAGTGGGGATTTTGGGGATCATAGCTATAAAATTATTAGAGCTTAGGTCAATCAGTCGAGAAGCGGACGAAATGCAA
The genomic region above belongs to Bdellovibrionales bacterium and contains:
- a CDS encoding transposase — protein: YRTYFHISTNYGVSESNCYYNIRFVKKHSLRSRDGRPVRTIELKISWGEIEIQPPQIDKKVKSPITAWCVRCWNEEEILEWILISTLPVLDIQSAVEKAQWYSYRWIIEEYHKCLKTGCSIEKRYLQSAEGLMALVGILGIIAIKLLELRSISREADEMQAGEVIPEIFIRVLTRKLCLKDNLITIKGFWKHVARLGGFRGRKSDGDPGWQTLWGGWLRLLDMTWAVEECG